From Nerophis lumbriciformis linkage group LG09, RoL_Nlum_v2.1, whole genome shotgun sequence, one genomic window encodes:
- the uimc1 gene encoding uncharacterized protein uimc1, with the protein MPQRKQTSTSRCIDPESQLLNEDTQEDEAFDNGEEKDENSTLLLPSLSARDKRRKERKNKVKPKEMTEEEMMALALRLSAQEANVSARRVQQEEEAMMNAIKESSQSMLMEEDSSMTWCSPAQSNNNVTASGDFCTSGANLSQVVEMKGKGQSHDNKKKKRGENPPPELTQTHQICSRASPSSSESLPGLLDSPQSCDSTQIDDYQHCKSPVFPMSKAKVTLSPINHYLLETCKSPGFVLCSQLEAELSVPENLSSVCHKSPLFSGSDQGDDTEMHCGDYLKSPVFGRDTQHGGSPAGTCDSQVLYPERKKSDVNFSSEESLSPSVRLTSCPPKSPVFPRSPAPAKHLASSKDSRTYSESCVLLETDGEQVLSTNRGAALVPNDVSKGTSEAALTSDMTLRWSEEDEEQRETLVSSPSPVFPEEMRFPPGDQAAGLNHLAEAEVTPETNTQSCSQTSVSTQPTVHYYWGIPFCPRGLDADAYTQVILAQMEVYEKSLKEAQRSLLRKAEWGDGIVPQPETCPLPESSERHKVLRRRGLRLRDKKLSQDVDSVPVEPEEEEGTQLEEKEREDDETDCGEEDQLGTDNCVVCPETQLSDEDLTDLSKPNSPECGEITKICADLAAEKEEMEVLTNGDEQANHFVGRLVERNPASADEGEEQNLGRSCQRSHSPELDPVGLSQESPEVNMECPICQGTFPIGKIEMHAAYCDGEEGAATVDENMLDPEYLQVSLTPRKKRKRRVTKEEGNACSTVKIQEKCYVCQKNVPVREFAMHTELCIQQPAPKIPVKGHLLSALEQIDNRDSGASQSRSKLQQVDVIDLRNDEEPGGVSMLAISNSPIKSFTPISEATDCLIDFKRQQRLKKPSQKRR; encoded by the exons ATGCCTCAGAGGAAGCAAACTAGCACAAGCAGGTGCATTGACCCTGAAAGCCAGTTGTTGAATGAAGACACACAGGAAGATGAAGCCTTTGATAATGGAGAGGAAAAG GATGAAAACTCAACTTTGCTTCTGCCTTCGCTTTCCGCCAGGGACAAACGGCGAAAAGAAAGGAAAAACAAAGTCAAACCTAAAG agatgacagaggaagaGATGATGGCCTTGGCTTTGCGTCTAAGCGCTCAAGAAGCCAACGTCAGCGCTCGCAGAGTGCAGCAGGAAGAAGAAGCCATGATGAACGCTATCAAAGAAAGT AGTCAGAGCATGCTGATGGAAGAAGACTCCTCGATGACGTGGTGCTCTCCAGCACAGTCCAACAATAACGTGACAGCGTCAGGAGATTTCTGCACCTCGGGTGCCAACCTGAGCCAAG TTGTAGAAATGAAAGGAAAAGGACAAAGTCACGACAATAAAAAGAAGAAAAGGGGAGAAAACCCTCCGCCAGAGTTGACGCAAACTCACCAAATCTGCTCTCGGGCATCACCCAGCAGCTCGGAGTCATTGCCTGGACTTTTGGACTCACCTCAG AGCTGTGATTCCACGCAGATCGACGACTACCAGCACTGTAAATCCCCCGTCTTTCCCATGAGCAAAGCCAAGGTCACCCTCTCCCCAATAAACCACTACCTTTTGGAGACTTGCAAGTCCCCCGGGTTTGTGTTGTGCTCCCAACTCGAGGCTGAGCTGAGTGTACCTGAAAACTTGTCTTCGGTGTGTCACAAAAGTCCCCTCTTCTCTGGGTCAGATCAGGGCGACGATACTGAAATGCACTGCGGCGACTATCTAAAAAGTCCGGTGTTTGGAAGAGACACTCAGCATGGCGGGTCTCCGGCAGGTACTTGTGACTCACAAGTTCTCTATCCAGAGAGAAAAAAATCAGACGTAAACTTCTCCTCTGAAGAGAGTTTGAGCCCATCTGTGAGGCTCACATCCTGTCCGCCTAAAAGCCCGGTATTCCCGAGGAGCCCTGCTCCCGCCAAGCACCTTGCTTCCTCCAAAGACTCTCGGACATACTCAGAAAGTTGTGTCTTACTGGAAACAGATGGGGAGCAAGTCCTCTCAACAAACCGAGGAGCTGCGCTGGTGCCGAACGACGTTTCCAAAGGAACTTCGGAAGCGGCGCTAACCAGTGATATGACGCTACGCTGGTCCGAAGAAGATGAGGAACAGAGAGAGACG CTGGTGAGCTCACCAAGTCCAGTTTTTCCAGAGGAGATGCGTTTTCCTCCTGGAGACCAAGCGGCCGGTCTGAACCACCTGGCTGAAGCTGAAGTCACCCCAGAGACAAATACCCAAAGCTGCAG TCAGACGTCTGTCTCCACCCAGCCAACGGTTCACTACTATTGGGGCATTCCCTTTTGTCCACGAGGTCTGGATGCAGACGCCTACACACAG GTGATTCTGGCGCAGATGGAGGTGTATGAGAAGAGCTTGAAGGAGGCTCAGAGGAGTCTGCTGAGGAAGGCTGAGTGGGGGGATGGCATCGTGCCGCAGCCAGAG ACATGCCCTTTACCTGAATCATCTGAACGTCACAAAGTTCTTCGAAG GCGTGGTCTCAGACTGAGGGACAAAAAGCTGAGTCAGGACGTTGACAGCGTTCCAGTTGAGCCTGAAGAGGAGGAGGGAACGCAGCTTGAGGAAAAAGAGAGAGAGGATGATGAGACTGACTGTGGAGAGGAAGATCAGCTGGGTACTGACAACTGCGTGGTTTGTCCTG AAACCCAACTGAGCGATGAAGATCTTACAGATCTTTCTAAG CCAAACAGTCCTGAATGTGGTGAAATTACCAAGATATGTGCTGATCTGGCTGCTGAAAAGGAGGAGATGGAAG TTTTAACAAACGGAGACGAGCAGGCAAATCACTTTGTCGGCAGACTTGTTGAAAGAAACCCCGCCTCGGCTGATGAGGGGGAGGAGCAGAATTTGGGAAGAAGCTGTCAAAGGTCACATTCGCCTGAGTTGGATCCAGTTGGCCTCTCTCAGGAAAGCCCTGAGGTCAACATGGAGTGTCCGATTTGTCAAGGAACATTCCCCATCGGCAAGATCGAGATGCATGCGGCGTACTGTGATGGCGAGGAAGGGGCGGCCACCGTGGACGAGAACATGCTTGATCCTGAATATTTGCAAG TGTCTTTGACGCCTCGAAAGAAGAGGAAAAGGCGGGTAACCAAGGAGGAGGGCAATGCCTGCAGCACTGTCAA AATCCAGGAGAAATGTTACGTCTGTCAAAAAAACGTACCCGTGCGAGAGTTTGCCATGCACACAGAGCTGTGCATCCAACAGCCGGCCCCAAAGATCCCTGTG AAAGGACATCTATTGTCGGCTCTGGAGCAAATAGACAACCGTGATTCAG GAGCCAGCCAGTCCAGATCCAAACTTCAGCAAGT TGATGTCATTGATTTGAGGAATGATGAAGAGCCGGGAGGGGTTTCCATGTTGGCAATCAGCAACTCGCCCATTAAGTCCTTCACTCCCATCTCAGAAGCCACCGACTGTCTGATTGACTTCAAGCGGCAGCAGCGACTGAAGAAGCCGAGCCAAAAACGAAGGTGA
- the LOC133607737 gene encoding hexokinase-2-like, with protein MSNKKAKRSEDICTLHSDGIPADTLNKVKTYLNQFTLSLEDLQKVSARLERELKRGLGKHSHHKASVQMLPTFVTATPDGTEKGDFLALDLGGTNFRVLHVRVVEEEQKMLKMDSQICAIPKEMMLGSGKQLFDHIATCLGEFLASKNLKGRRLPLGFTFSFPCDQKNIDKCILIRWTKGFQCSGVVGEDVVGLLKEAIHRRKDDEDIGSIAMVNDTVGTLMSCGYKDQSCEIGMIIGTGTNACYMEETKNVKRIESSDGRMCINTEWGGFGDNGSLKDIQTEFDVIVDKTSINPGIHTFEKMISGMYLGEIVRLLLVKMTKDHLLFKGQTSEALLTPDSFETKYISDIEEEDVGLDNGSRILTKLGLTWDPIDVRVVRLVCDAISSRSACLCAAALATLANRIRVNRGLDQLKTTVGIDGTVYRKHPNFSEELQATVSLLAPKCDITYLLSEDGSGKGAAMVTAVAQRLAQQSRLLEDSDGEDSDEEDED; from the exons ATGAGCAACAAAAAGGCAAAAAGGAGTGAAGACATCTGCACACTGCACAGTGACGGCATCCCTGCTGACACGCTCAATAAG GTGAAAACTTACCTGAACCAGTTCACTTTGTCTCTGGAGGACCTACAGAAAGTTTCGGCTCGACTGGAACGAGAACTGAAGCGAGGCTTGGGCAAACACAGCCATCACAAGGCATCCGTCCAGATGCTGCCCACTTTCGTCACGGCAACGCCAGACGGAACAG AAAAAGGCGACTTCTTGGCTTTAGATCTCGGCGGGACAAACTTCCGGGTGCTCCATGTACGAGTGGTGGAGGAGGAGCAGAAGATGCTAAAGATGGACAGTCAGATCTGCGCCATCCCTAAGGAGATGATGCTGGGAAGCGGTAAACAG TTGTTTGACCACATCGCCACCTGTCTAGGTGAATTTCTGGCCTCGAAGAATCTGAAGGGGAGACGTCTCCCTCTCGGCTTCACCTTCTCCTTCCCCTGCGATCAGAAGAATATCGACAAG TGTATCTTGATTCGTTGGACCAAAGGCTTCCAGTGCTCTGGAGTGGTTGGAGAAGATGTGGTGGGGCTACTGAAAGAAGCCATACACAGAAGAAAG GATGATGAGGATATCGGTTCCATAGCTATGGTAAACGACACTGTGGGCACCTTGATGAGCTGCGGCTACAAGGACCAAAGCTGCGAGATTGGCATGATCATCG GCACGGGTACCAACGCGTGCTACATGGAGGAGACTAAGAACGTGAAGCGCATCGAGAGCTCGGACGGACGCATGTGCATCAACACCGAGTGGGGGGGCTTCGGAGATAACGGCTCGCTGAAAGACATCCAGACGGAGTTTGACGTCATCGTAGACAAGACGTCCATCAACCCCGGCATCCACAC CTTTGAGAAGATGATCAGCGGCATGTATTTGGGGGAGATTGTACGTCTGCTGCTGGTGAAGATGACTAAGGACCATTTGCTGTTCAAGGGACAGACATCGGAAGCGCTGTTGACACCGGACAGCTTTGAGACAAAATACATCTCGGACATTGAAGA GGAGGACGTCGGCCTGGACAACGGAAGCAGAATTCTGACCAAGTTGGGTCTGACATGGGACCCGATTGACGTGCGCGTGGTGCGTCTGGTCTGCGACGCCATCTCCTCGCGCTCGGCCTGCCTCTGCGCCGCAGCCCTGGCGACCCTCGCCAACCGTATTCGGGTCAACCGTGGCCTGGACCAACTCAAAACAACTGTGGGGATTGATGGGACTGTGTACAGAAAACACCCCAA TTTCAGTGAGGAGCTACAGGCCACAGTGAGCCTCCTGGCCCCCAAGTGTGACATCACCTACCTTCTCTCGGAGGACGGCAGCGGGAAAGGCGCTGCCATGGTAACGGCCGTGGCGCAGAGGCTAGCTCAACAGTCCCGACTGTTAGAGGACAGTGACGGCGAAGACAGCGACGAGGAGGACGAAGACTGA